The genomic segment tatatttatatttatatattcttattccattcctttacttagatctgtgtgtgttatgtagttgttgtggaattgtaagatattacttgttagatattgctgcacctgtcggaactagaagcacaagcatttcgctacactcgcaataacatctgttattTGAATGAACACTCAGAGTATGTTGTCTtgcactagcagcaccatatcacaaAGTACAATTCTGAGTATGTGTAAATGTGCTTGGCGAATAAAGATGATTCTGATTTGTACAAGCCTAGTAAAATTGATTCAGATTGTTGTGTGGATTGaagatttcacctttatttaaccaggtgggctagttgagaacaagttctcatttgcagctGCGAAGATACACTGTCTCATCATTCACTTCAGGTGTacattccccccccccaaaaaaaaaattgtttaaccAAAGGAACGATCATATaattgtgtaaatatatataaagcTGCTCATACTGTATTTGACACCAACACACTTCTCTGCAGTAGATGGCGTGACGAGCATTCCGAACTGAAACATTATCCAACCACGCGAAGAAGAAATCCCTCACACGCGCATGCGCATTACCAGAGCGGAAAGCGTAATTGCGTCGAGCGGAAGCTGGTACGTCCTTTCTGAAGCGGACTGCCATCATGGTGAGTTCGCGATGAAGCTTGTGGATTTTGaaaaaatgattaaataaaaatattcgTTATTGTTAAGCACCTTCAACTGATATGTAAATGCATAGCGTATCGCTATGTTCGCTTTAATAGCGTTTAAGGTTTTGATAAATAGTTTCGATGGGTTTTGGACATAACAAAAAATGTCGGCTGTTCCGCATGCTACAACGTGGTGAAGAACAGGCCGATAATCAGTAGACTAACGTTAGTCAACTATCGAGCTAGGCAGCGCCAACGTCACcactataaaaaaaaacattttaaaaaaccaATTTGAAAAGTGAACGCAGAATAGTTGCTGTATTTGTTTTCTTAGTTTGGTTTTGTCGATCCACGGCCATATGTAAACTAGCTAACGGTAGTTACGTTATAAGCTAACGTACTAGTACCACTCCCGTACAGCTTGTTAGCGTCTATAGACTTCTCGGTATTGGTGTTATCCCACAAACTAATAGCCATGTCCCAAAGGTAAATCACATTTTGTAAAACGTGGAGCTAGCTAACCAAGATAACCCATCTACGTTTTGACAGTGTCGGGGGGGTTATAAGaaagtagttagctagctagttagcacgtCTACCAAAGTGTTTTGTCCATcagtaggctggacaatagaacgagtcagAATTCACCCGAAGCGGAAAGAACGTTGGCAGAAGAACGTTGGCGGAAAGAACGTTGGCAGAAGAACGTTGGCGGAAAGAACGTTGCTGAGCTGGAACACTAGCGCGAGCCCATAGCAAATGAATGGAGTCGAACGTTCACCTGTTGACTGGAGTGACGCTTAGAATTCAATTTCATTTAAATGGCACCAAAATAtgtatccctttttattttaccactacaatctgttcttAGGACGAAACTGAAAAATAACTAGTGTAGAAAGTTaacatccgcacctcgatggtgcCAAGTGTGCTTATGTCTGCATAACGAGGAAGTagggttaaaaaaaaagttttgcaaTTTTTGGCTATTTCAGATCTAGCGATCGATTACAGTTGAGCACGCTGCCCAACCTTGTGTAATTACAAAAATGAGATTATCCTGAAATGGTGTCAGACTtgggaaaaaaatctaaatatacaagATGCGAAATATATACCAGCATGCCTCCAAAACAATGGGAGAGCTCAGCTGTTCCAAGGGCTAAATGTATTTCCGGGCTAGCGTTGGATGACTACGGAGTACGCTGCCCGGTCTTacataattagaaagaggagattatCATGTTTTAAAATGGTGTCCAATTGAGAAAACACAGAAATGTACACATTGGCTAAATAGAAATACATACCTATATTTCCCTATAGTAAACAATTGGGATGACTACCACAGTATCATGAGTAATTTGTTAACATTTTAACTACAAACAACGTGGGCAGGTCTCAGTGCCAACAATAGTAAAGCAGGCATTGTGATGTAGAATAAACGGGGAATAGAAGGTTCAGAGGGCGAGTTGGTGCCACaggtgctcaatagaactaataggagctggcagggtgaaaaatgccctCAAATAAGGCCTGCTTTTTTGTGATTAAGCAGCTGGGACATATggtaatattatgaaactgggtTCCACAGCAGATGTAATGAAGTAGTTATCAGGAAAAAAAGCTTTGTTAAAAATGTCGAGTCTAGCCTATCATAATTCTCTTTTCTGGGTCTCTGCCTACCAAGCTAGTTAACAACCCTTATTTGTTGCAGGTGTTCAAGCGCTACGTTGAGATTGGCCGTGTTGCTTACATCTCTTTCGGGCCCCACGCAGGCAGCCTGGTGGCCATCGTCGATGTCATCGACCAAAACAGAGTAAGCATAGCATTGATGATATCCTGACTTTATGCTAGAGGTCTCCAACTCTCTTCCTTTTAAGTTACTGGTTGTGCAGGCTTGTTCCAACGCTGCAGTAACACCAGATTCACATGATCAACTAGTCAGTCTGGCCTGGAATTGGTTGACTGGTGTTGCTGCAGGGCTGGAACATAAGCCTGGAATCAGGAGAGCCCGGCTCCAAACTGGTACCCGACTCACCTAGTCTGCTAGCGTTTGTTCGTCTGTCAGTCTTTTATCCACCAACAATTCTCCAGAGTCCTGCTTCAAAGTGTCCAATGAGTTAACCAAAAACTCCCCGTTGTGTGAGTGGTAGAGCCAGGTTGTTGACGTAAACTACCACATAGTGCAGCTCATTTTAAATTCAGTTCAACTCAGCATAGACATGTTTAATTAAACTGGCTGTGGTGTGTTTGTCTCAGGCATTGGTGGATGGTCCCTGCACAGGGGTGAAGAGACAGTCAATGCCTTTCAAGTGCATGCAGCTCACTGACTACGTCATTAAAGTCCCACACAGGTGAGTGAGAGGACCTCGGGTGTATTTACTAGGAACCAAGCAGAAGCAAACTGAATGAAACAGGGAGGTACCTACCTAACTTTGTCCAATGTAAACTTTGCAACGCAAATAAATGTATCGCTACGGTTTGCACATGAATATGTTCCAGTCCTCAAGACCTTGATTGGTTCAGTCAGTTTTATTACAGCTGAGCCGGTACAAAAAAACATAtgcgcgcatgcacacacacacacacacttcaatgaATTGAGTTTGGCTTTTGTTTTCCTGTGTTGGATTTTGAGTCGATAGTCACAGACATACTGCAGTAGCCTCGCAGGACACAATACCTTTGGCTCTTCTCTGCCCTTTTCGATCCTCTGGGACATAACCCTTCCTGTGTTGCAGCGCTCGTCAGAAGTTTGTGAGACGTGCCTGGGAGAAGGCCCAAGTCACTGAGAAGTGGGCAGAAAGCAACTGGGCCAAGAAGATCGAAGCCAGGCAAAAGGTACAGAGTGTTTTTAGATTACTTTTAGCTGCTAATCAAAAAGCAACTCCTTATGGGGTCCACATGTTTCTGACCGTCTCTGGACTAGGCCTTCCGTCTCCTTAGTTTTTCTAAATGGATGGGGGAATTGGTCTGCTTGTGGCTAACAGTTGGGTTGTGGCTAAACATTTTGTCAAATTGGACACAGGATGGTTCAATAGGCTTTAGGTGAATCACTGCCCACAAACATTATTGGCTTGCTTATGCTACTGCAATGTTTCTGCGACTCCAGGGTGGTATTCACAAAGAACCAAATAGGCTAAAATGGGGAAGGACCTAGCTGAATCTGTCCAATAAGTAAATATTTTGATGCCCCAGTTGTGTAACTGTTGTGTGTCTCTGCAGAGGGCACAGATGTCCGACTTTGATCGCTTCAAGGTGATGAAGGCCAAAAAGATGGTGAGTGGAGAAAATGCTCAGATTATTCACTATTATATTGAATATTTTGGGTGTCACATTACATGTAAAACGACAAGATGTTGTATTTGAATCCCCGAACACATGAAGGGTTTTaatgtatgtgacaataaaacctaATGGGGGGGGGAATGATTGAATGGACACTGATTTGTTGTTTGTGTCCACAGAGGAACAAGGTCATCAAGCATGAGGTGAAAAGGCTGCAGAAAGAGGCAGCGAAGAAGGCGTGATCTGTCATTTAATAAATCCTCTGGTTGAATTGTTCTCCATTCTCTTGTCTTTACTAATGCACACCTGTCAATCACAGCATAGGGCTAGCTATCGCTTCGGTCACACAGACAGCGTCCTCACAGCATAAGGCTAGCTATCGCTTCGATCACACAGACAGCATCCTCACAGTATAAGGCTAGCTATCGCTTCGGTCACACAGACAGCGTCCTCACAGCATAAGGCTAGCTATCGCTTCGATCACACAGACAGCATCCTCACAGCATAAGGCTAGCTATCGCTTCGATCACACAGACAGCATCCTCACAGTATAAGGCTAGCTATCGCTTCGGTCACACAGACAGCATCCTCACAGCATAAGGCTAGCTATCGCTTCGATCACACAGACAGCGTCCTCACAGCATAAGGCTAGCTATCGCTTCGGTCACACAGACAGCATCCTCACAGCATAAGGCTAGCTATCGCTTCGATCACACAGACAGCATCCTCACAGTATAAGGCTAGCTATCGCTTCGATCACACAGACAGCATCCTCACAGTATAAGGCTAGCTATCGCTTCGGTCACACAGACAGCATCCTTGCGTAAaatagtacgcagcatcatcAGGATATAAATGCatcaaaagttcaacattcacctgctaccatttctgtcaagccgtcaaCGCAGACAGTTTGATGCATACATTCGATAATTCCAACGTGCTCACCACACTGAACACACTGCCTCTGTaatgcaatgctgcaaggcaaatgcagcctttcattggaaatgaatgtaattctgttgtaccaaaatgcaatgatgcTGTTGGTGTGATGTAAGAGTAAAGACACATCTCTAGATCACATTTAGAAACTTTGCAACTTTTACAAATGTAACCCAGGTGTGCCTATATCATTACACACTGCGACGAGGAACATTAAAGCAGCGGGTAGCTGTCCCTTCCCCCTGACTAGATTATCGAATGTCATTTTTTACACTTCTAGTCCTTTCTGCTAATCTACATGTTGAATTGCTACTGTTCGTGGCAACCCAGAAGGTGGTTGCTACATTTACTGCAGCCGTCCGCTGCTTTGAgacattttgtttttttgcagTGTCTGTAAAAGGCACATCCTGACTCGTTTCAGAAAGGGTGAAATGTtacagaatctaaaacaaaacatggaaagagcaagtaaatcaaattgtatttgtcacatgtgccaaatacaacaggtgtaggtagaccttacagtgaaatgtttaattacgagcccttaaacaacaatgcagtttcaaaaaatacagataagaataagagaaaaGGTAACGAGCagttaattaaagagcagcagtgaaataacaatagcgagactatacaggagggtaccggtacagtcaatATGCGGGGTCACCGGCTAGTTGAGGTATTATGTACCACTGATATTGTATAATCGGCATTGCAGACCAGCAGGCAGTTTGTTCTCCTGAAACCTCTTGACAACTAGTGCAGGTCACAGTCGGTAACTGGATGGGGGGTGATATAAGAGCAGACTGCTCAATTTCTTTCCTTTTAAAGGGCTCACTTGAATAACAACACAAGTAATGAACAAATCACTACTTTTATATGGTCACGACGTGTACATGTTCAGTTTAACTAATTAAATTGAGAGCATCGGTTTAAAATGGTAACTGGTGGAAACTGGCACCTTGTATCAGATGATGGACTATGACGCCGTTGCTATGCTATTCTCTCTTAGTGCAGTAGGTGGTGGTGAAAGATTGAGAAACTGGCAAATAAACTCAAAtgtgctttttgttgttgttttttttgtcgtGGATGCTTTTCTAAAGCCTAGTTCATATTGGCAGTTAAGTGACTCAAACTTTTTTGTTTGCATATATGATTCAAATCATTTTGTTTTTCCCTGCAGTCTGAACAACCATAGAAGCACATGGAAGCAGATATTTCACGCACATCCGTCGTTACTATGACAACAAAGGTAGCCATGTCAGTCAATGACTCATTTGAATAAACGCATCTGATTTGGCCATCAGTATTCCAAAACggatttgaaaaaaataaataatctgaTTTGCGCATAAGGGCTTGTTGTGTGAACAAGGCTTAGTGATCGAATAACATGTGAACAGCAACGGAGGGGTAGGCGCACCTCCATCAAACGTTTGATAAATATACTAGATTTGTGCTCGCAATTCTAAATGAATGCGCTTAAGGGGGTAGTATATGGTCAGTCGCACATCCCTGCGGTGTGTGGCTCTGACTCAAGTCTGTTTATGCCACCTTCAACACCCTCCACCCTCAACAGGCAGGTCTAGATGAGAAGAGTGGTGTTGTCGGGTTGGTGTAGTGTGGGGGAGCGAATGTAGGTTGTTATTGTGTTCGGGCGCTTCTCTCTCACACTGTGGTCAGggtaagagagggagggagggggaccaAAAatagaacaatctgagatactgCCAGACTCATGATAATAAGATATGGGAGTGAGAACAACTCTGTTCTAACAGAAGATGAGATTGGGCGCTTTATGACATTTAATGGAGGCATCCGTTGgcattgtaattgtttttaataacctgcccagggactgcggttgaaaattagccggctggctaaaactggcacttttactgaaacgttgattaatgtgcactgtccctgtaaaaataatataaactcaaactcaaattgTCTCGCTACAATGTTAAAAAATCTGCGGTACACTGTTCTATCACCCGGTGTCTTCAAATGCCCCGTTTTTAATGTCGAAATTTATGGTGGAAAAACCAACTGTCTTTGGATATATTTAttagggatgggcatttgaaatgtttggactGTTCTAATACTCCCAttctttattttttgttgtgTACTTGACTGGGGAAAGAAAGTGCTTATTTATCTAT from the Salmo trutta chromosome 36, fSalTru1.1, whole genome shotgun sequence genome contains:
- the LOC115175330 gene encoding 60S ribosomal protein L14 → MVFKRYVEIGRVAYISFGPHAGSLVAIVDVIDQNRALVDGPCTGVKRQSMPFKCMQLTDYVIKVPHSARQKFVRRAWEKAQVTEKWAESNWAKKIEARQKRAQMSDFDRFKVMKAKKMRNKVIKHEVKRLQKEAAKKA